GTTTAGCTGGCATCTCTATGAATACTTTAAACTCATCTTAAGAACATTCCTGAGCTATAAATATATCTCGCCGTGTAATCACAGCTGAATTCCATAACAGAGCAGATGGcgatattttaaaataaaagttatATTGGTAGATTGATAAAGAAATGAATGGCTTTACAATGACAGAAAATGCCAATAAGATGAAATGCaaccaacaaacaaactaaGATATTACAGTGAAATTTGAGCAAAAATGACCTTACCTTGAGTCAAACTTGTCTCCTggctgttctttcttttttgtaaatGAATTGACTTCTAAATTGACGTATATTGTACAGAGACAGCTCTGAAAATAACCACAAAAGACACAACAGCAGGTTAAATACATGTACGCAAAAGGTTGTGGCCATTCTGTCACAGCAAACCAAAGTCCCaccattttttcatttttctctacAGGTGGGCAAATACTGATCCAAAACTGCATTTTCCTCCTCCAAGAACTTCTTGCTGCATCCTCTACGGTTGAATCTCATTCTCTTTTGGCTCACGTGAAAGTTTCCAAAACTGCCTTATGAGAAACTGCCATTCTAAGATAGTGACGGATACGTTTGCAATGAGAATGAACCAAGACACCGGGTGCAGACCCCAGTAGAATGTATGCACCATGTTGTGGAGAGAAGATAATGAAgctgagttaaaaaaaaaaaaaaaactagtctTCTGGTAAAGGCAAAATAAAACGTGAGATGGAAAAGCAGTCTCAGGTCTCTGTATGCGTCTCAGACTGTCTGCAGTAGTCAttataaaggtattcttaagtAGTCCTTGACGGGATTTGGTTGACACGTCAGTGTTGCCACCTTTCTCACTGCATCAGCAGAACAGATGATGGGGATTCATTTAGCATCCCCTGAAGCTCACTGTGAGCAACTAGGAGTCACAAAAGATACATGTTTGTGATAAAAACATTATTTCCAAACATTACCTGTTCAGCTCAGTTTTTCCACTTCTtcttaggtaaaaaaaaagtaaagacaaAAAGCCGATACAAATTTGACTCCACTGAAAGCACTACAAGCTTGCAGACTATCCCAAAGCAAACTAACACCGAGTCACTCTATCAGGTAGATCCATGTCCAGTCCCTCAGGCTGGGGTGACCACCTTCTTTGGTTTGTCCTCTGGCTCCGCCAGCCACTTCAGGTAGAAATCGCCCAATACGAAAGCCCAATAGACGACAGTGAGAGACGTGTTTACGGTCATAATGCCAATAATTAAAGGGTGCCACATGATGACGGGCTGGGTGgactctttttaaaaaaaatatctgtgttaaaaaaaagtgtctaCTCTGAGGGATGAAGGGTTGTCTGCACGTCCCTCAGTCCTCTTCTACTCTCCTCATGGACTCCCCACCCCTCTCTACTCTCTCTTTCCACTGGTCACTAAGTTTCTGTGGCAACAGCAGCATAATCCTCTTCAGCCGCTTTGTTACAGATGATAAGGTTGCATTAGACGTGAGGTTGCATTACAAATGCTCACGGAATAGAACAAACTAAACCATTTAAAATGTTGGAATGAGGTTTCCAGATGGAAAGATGACCTtacctgcagctgaaactgctccTCAGTACTTTTCTATGACTCTGAAATCTTCCAGACTTGTGGATGTACACAGACAGCTCTAGAAAGaaccacaaaaagacacaacagTGAGTTAAGGGTCACATGAACAAAGGTTATAGTGTACTCTCGCTCTGCAAACTGTCATTTTCCTAAATAGTGATTCTAAAAAGTGCTTTTATCCTGTTCTAGATGCAGAAACCAGATCTAGATCATCTCCTTTAGGATTTAGACTCATTTTCTTTTGGCCGTACCCAAAAGTTGATAAACTGAGAAATGATGGCCACATTCTAAAAAAGGATGAACCAAGAGCCTGGGTGCAtgccacagtaaaaaaaacaggcatcaTCTTGTGAGGAGGTTTGATGAAAAATCTCTTCTAGTGAAGGAGGAACAGTCAGTTGAAGAGATGGAAAAGCAGTGCAATGCTGGAGTGAAACTCAGCCCGGTGTCACTATTGAGGTGTTCTTTAATAATCCTTGACAGGATTTGGTTGACACATGCCACTGTTGTTAGCTACACCTTTTTACTGCATCAGCAGGCGGCAAAACAGAGACTGAAGAGCCACTGGTGCAGTGTACATTACCTCTAAGAATGATGTCTTCAACATTTACTTCCAGGATGCTTTTAAGTTGACAAGTTTCCACGTCTTCTTAGGTAAAACTAAAATCAGCTCAGTTGCAAATTTGACCCCACTTAAAAGCACTACACGCAAAGCAAAATAACAGCCAGTCACTCAATCAGATCCATGTCCCTCAGGCTGGAGTGACCACTTTCTTTGGTTTGTCTTCTGGCTCCTCCAGCCACTTCATGTAGGCATCGCCCAGGATGAAAGCCCAATAGATGACAGTGAGAGATGTGTTTACAGTCATAATGCCAATAATTAAAGGGTGCAGCATGATGACAGGCTGGGTGGACTCTTTTAAAAATATCTGTGTCACCTCAAAAAAGAGTGTCTGCTGTGTGGGGTTAAGGGTTGTCTGCAGGTCTTTGGGTCGGCTTCTCCCCTTATGGACTCCCCACCCCTCTCTACTCTCTCTTTCCACAACTGGTGAAGTTTCTGTGGCAACAGCAGCATAATCCTCTTCAGCCGCTTTGTTACAGAAGATAAACTTGCATTAGATTTAGAGCTGATTTACAAATGTTGTTCATCTGTAAAGACGTGGTTGTTGCATAATCTGGTTTGATCCATTATTTTGCATTTGAACTCTGCAAGAaacagtgtgttttcagtttAAATAACACCACAGctgaagagagaaaaaatacaTAATCTTTGTTCTGAACTTTATGTTCTCACACAGAAATAATCCAGAATCTAATCAGGACTGAAGACATCAGGACTGTTTTTAATCTTACACCAAACAGGACAGATGGCTCCTTAGATGAACCCCAGGGGCCACCAGAGCCTAGACGGCACTTGCCCAGACAACATGTGCGATTTGACCGAGATTTTGATTGCCTTCTGTCATGGCTCCTCTCGTGTACCTAGAACAACTGCGTGATAATGTAAAGCAAAACAAAGTTCAGCATCTTGAAAAAGCCTTCAAGGAAACAGATGACAGGTCTGAGACAGCTGCGTCCACCAGATGGCAGTCTGTGCAAACATAAGTGAAAGACCATGGCTAAAGGTATGGCAAGGTGGCATGCAAAGTCAGTATGAGTATAAATACagcaaccacaaacacacacaacttcagTTACAGacttattctgtgtgtgtgacgcttCGCAGTCTTCAGATCTAGCACTCAAattaacaacataaaaaaactgtaGCTGGCCTGCATGCCCGCACCGTAATATGTaataaatgtgacacagaacagaaagtctgGAGGGCAGATCCGCCCTGATCATGTCTAGAATGTGCtcaataacatgtgaatgtggtATCGAAGTATTGAATAGGAATCAATAGTTGCCAAAATACCAAATGCGTAATTTGCGCATTGCGCACGATTCAAGAGTCCATGATGTGAACTTTGCTTTACTCTCCCCTTAACTTTTAGCTCATTAGTCATGACTCCTCATGAACTTTGAGACCTAGCCCGCAGATAGCAGGCGGGATGGAGCGGCAGCGTTGCCTCATCAGAGAGCAAAAGGCAACTGGTGGAACTCTTAAACAGTCTCCTTACTTCGGCGCGGACACTGGCCCTAAACATGCCTCTCTTCATCGCCAATAAGGGTGTTTAGCCGGGAGTATTTCTATTTGGACATTTTAGAAAAACAACGACTTCTTAAAAAATGAGGCCGCCAGCGGAAGTCAGCGtgtttctgctctctctcctggCTCCCGGAGTTTTGTACACAATGAACAACATCCCAGCGCTTCAGGAGTAAGTGTGTGCACTCTAAGTAATTTCAATCTCATCTCGGCCTGCTGTGTGGATGAAGGCATTGCACAATAAAGCCGCTGGCATTAATAAGCTTAAGATGCGGCCCAGTGCCTGAAGGAAAGAGGGACTTAGCGGGGTGTGTTTATCCTGAGGTAACCTGTGGCTCTGGCGAGCAGAAGAACACAAGATTCACACAAGCTCTGGGGGGAAAATGGAGTCAACCTAAGGGGACATGCTGGTAAATGTAGTAAAACACACAATAGCTTGAGTGTGAGGCTTTCATGCGAAAATATATCACCGAGTTCATCAATGTTTAAGTTAACTGAGATATTTATTTTCCACCCAACTGTATTCCACCTTATGGAGGTGACACAGAAAGTTAGGTGTTGTCCACAATGTGGAAAACCCTGTCTGACCTCCTATAGTTGGATGGAATGTGAGGAAAGGTAGAAATATGGAAAAACCTTTTgtctgttcttttgttttgttttgtttgtttgtcaaaGGGTTGTCAATAAATGGATTAGTAGTAGGATGCAGTCTTGCACAGATAAATTGACGCTTCTATTGTTACCATCTTCCTTAGGTCTCTCCCCATGCTAGGAATGGGGATGGTCATCCTGGGAtcagttctcctcctccttctcctcattGCAGGACACAAAACCAAAGTGGACCCTTTATTTTATGGTacaagcagacaaacacacactttaacaggCACAGAGATGAAGAGTGgtgttttcagtgtgtctgtgtgtgtctgttaagtATTTGCAGAGTTTTCCTTCACCTGCATGGTTGGCCTGACCAATGCTTTAGAGCAGGATGGGTTCATTTCCGGCTTCATGGACTTCTATCTAAGGATGGTGAGATGAGTGCCGCCTCTCTCTGCAACCAGctgatttatatattttgttttttatattacaAGTCAAATGCTTTGGTTTCTCAGGGGGAGCCTCATCTCAGCACTGCCTATGCTGTGATGATGTCTTACTGGGAAGGTGTTGTTCACTTCATTCTCTTCCTCACTATCATCCACCGCATGTTCTCAGGGTAAGctgtgtttttcagcatcatctcAGCCTAACCGCTGTGTGTTGTTCTCTGACACCTGctgattagtgtgtgtgtgtgtgtgtccatacagaAAGTCATATCGTAGCCTGGGTCTGCTGTGGACTGGCTCCTCCATTGCCCATCAAATTGTTCTCATCCCCGGAGTGGTCATAGGTGAGAGCTGCCCacactttaaacactgtgaaCACTTTGTTTGGTCAGACCAGCCATGCTGATTGTCTATATCTCTGTCTATAATGATGATCTTCAGGTAAGTATGGATCCAACATTCGACCTGCCTTTTGGAGGAACGTCCCCTTCTTTTTGGTGCCTTTCTGGGCAGCGTCTCTGCTGTTTAGCAGACCCAGAGTGATGCCGATCGCCACAGCGGACCAGGTTAGTTTCTGTGGTTATGTTTAGGATCCACAGAGAATCAGTACAGGTcacagtgtgcatgtctgtgagcTGTAAGCATGTAGTATGACATCAGTAGAGTTTTGCCTATACTCTGTTGTTTTAATCACTGTGAATGTGTTAAAGTGAAGCATCCatgagtgtttctgtgtggagtAGATTGCTGCAGAGCAGAAGAAAAGTCTGCTGTCTCGACCTGCCGACCTCCTCCTGTCACTTCTGTTACTGGCAGCCATGGCCTTCTCAGTTTTCAGAGGCTTTGTAAGTGAAGCAGCATGTGGCTTTTTGTATCTGTTCAGTATTTCTGATGATGTGTTTGAATGTGGTCACttgcttcctgttgtgttcCAGGTGGTGCTGGACTGTCCTCTGGACACATGCTTCACTTATATCTATCAGTATGAGCCTTACCTCAAGGACCCGGTGGGATTTCCCAGGGTTATGGTCAGtacagagaaaataaagaataacacACAGAGCTATGTAAATATACTGTGTATCCTTGTTTAAAaccgtttttgtttttgtgtgctgcTCTTTAGAtgctggtgtttctgttttACGCTGTGCCTCTGATGACCATCCTCCTCTATGGTCTGCAAAGACCTGGATGCAGCTGGATGTTGGACTGGACTCTCTTTTTTGCTGGTGCCATGGCTCAGGTAACTTGGGTAACTTTTGGTCTTTCCTTGTTGTTGATATAAAACAGAACCTAAACTCTGTTGTTGAcctcttcctgctgttccttcCAGACTCAGTGGTGCCATATCGGAGCATCTCTGCACTCCCGGACTCCCTTCACATACCGAGTCCCAGCAGACAAACGGTGGCCTGTTATCACTCTCAATGTGCTGCTTGCTGCCACGCCGGCTCTGCTTGCTCTGCGCTGCTGCACCAACCCCACTTATTTTTTGAAACCTGTTCCTGAGGGACAGGCCGACaacgagaagaagaaaaactagACCACCACACACCAGCCACAGACTGTCAGAATACTTCATACTCGAGGACTTTCTTTGGTGCATAAACTGCTTTAAACACTCTAAAACCCAGAGGAGATCTTTAAAAACATTGCTGTATGAGTCAACTGATCAGAATCAGCCACCTCCATGCAGCACTCCCTGCATGGACTGCTGGACCCTGATAAGGAAGCTGTCAATGTAGGTGAGGGCTGTAATAAGATTTTACGGCCTTTAGGTGTCTCATGCAGATATCCAGTTGGTGTCTTCCCAATCTTAGACTAATAAGACTACTAACCTGGATCCTACAGCCCGGCAACACACCACTGAAGAGTGTCAAAACATCTCTTCTCATCTAAAATGAGCAGGGTCAGCAGAAACTACCACAACGTTGATCCGATAAAAGCTGTGACAGTAAAAACTGTAACATCCTGTGACATTATTCATGTTAGTATGGTTTATAGAAAATAAAAGATGTTCACCAAAGTAGTGTCCTT
This sequence is a window from Parambassis ranga chromosome 17, fParRan2.1, whole genome shotgun sequence. Protein-coding genes within it:
- the LOC114449944 gene encoding transmembrane 6 superfamily member 2-like, yielding MRPPAEVSVFLLSLLAPGVLYTMNNIPALQESLPMLGMGMVILGSVLLLLLLIAGHKTKVDPLFYVFAEFSFTCMVGLTNALEQDGFISGFMDFYLRMGEPHLSTAYAVMMSYWEGVVHFILFLTIIHRMFSGKSYRSLGLLWTGSSIAHQIVLIPGVVIGKYGSNIRPAFWRNVPFFLVPFWAASLLFSRPRVMPIATADQIAAEQKKSLLSRPADLLLSLLLLAAMAFSVFRGFVVLDCPLDTCFTYIYQYEPYLKDPVGFPRVMMLVFLFYAVPLMTILLYGLQRPGCSWMLDWTLFFAGAMAQTQWCHIGASLHSRTPFTYRVPADKRWPVITLNVLLAATPALLALRCCTNPTYFLKPVPEGQADNEKKKN